Part of the Arthrobacter sp. MMS18-M83 genome is shown below.
CAACCGTGAAAACGTCCGCCAGGGGGATCTGCGCGGCGACGGCAACCAGGATGCTCACGGCGAGCAATGCCACGAAGGCCTGGATCTTGAAGCGGATGATCATCAGCAACAGCAGCGCGACGCCCGCAACGGCGATGGTCAGCAGCAGCGGAGTCCCAAGCTCCACGGCCGGCTTGATGGCAGGGGCATCAGCTGCCCGGACTGCCAAGGAATTGATGAGGGGATTCATCGGGGGTGTCTCCTTTGACAACGCCAACCTGGACTTGAGGCAGGCGAGAAGGGCGACGACGGGCGGAGGGGGACCGCCGTCGTCGCGGGTTGTGCGAGGGGTTAGTTTGTGCGCCTGGTGGGCGCGACGACCTTGATGACGGCTGAATCGTCGGCGGCGGCGAGGCCTTGGGCCTGGCCGAGGAGGTAGAGCTGTTCGGCAGCGGCGGCAACGGGTGCGGCCAGGCCGGCGGCGCGGGTGGCCTTGCCGACGATGCCCATGTCCTTGACGAAGATGTCCAGGCGGCTGAGGACCTCGGCGCCTTCCTCGTTGTACGCCTCGAGGATTCGGGGGCCGCGGTTGGACAGCATAAACGAGCCGGCGGCACCTGCTTCCAGGGCGGCGAGGGTCTTGGCTTGGTCCAGGCCCAGGGCATCGGCGAGTGCCATTGCCTCGGCGGCAGCAGCGATGTGGACACCGCAGAGGAGCTGGTTGACGGTCTTCAGTGCCTGGCCGTCGCCGGGCTTGTCACCCACGATGCTCAGGGTGGAGGCCAGCAGTTCCAGCGCGGGGCGAGCCTTTTCCTGCGCCGCCGGAGTAGCGCCCACCACGATCAGGAGGTCGCCTTCGCCGGCACGCTTGGGGCCGCCGGAAAGGGGTGCGTCAACGAGTTCGACGCCGTACTCCGCCAGGCGGGCGACAGTGGCCGGAATCGCTTCGGTACCGACAGTGCTGCCGAGGATCACGACGGCGCCCGGCTTGAGCACGGGCGCGACGCCGTTGGCGCCGAAGAGGACGTCGTCGAGCTGTTCACCGTTGCGCACAGCAAGGAGCAAGGCATCGGCGCTTTCCGAAGCTTCACGGGCCGAAGCGAAGGTGCGGATTCCGGCGTCGGCGGCGAGCTTCAACCGCGGTTCGGCGATGTCGAAGCCGTGGACGGTCAGCTGGGTTGCCAGGCGGCTGGCCATCGGCAGGCCCATGGCGCCAAGGCCGAGGACGGCGACGGTGTAATTGCTGGTCATGGTGTTCTCCATTGAATTCAGTGTTGGAAAGTGTTGCTGAGCTTGCGTGTGACTTGCGCCAGGGATTCGTCGTCGCCCACGTTGCCGGCGAAGACGATGTACGGGATGCCCTTGGCGGGTCCGTCCACCGGCTCCCACAGGGAGACGATGCCGGGCAGCATGGGGCCGCGGACAATCGCGTGGCGGATTTCGAGGCCGTGCGCCGCCACGTCCGAGGACGTGATCCCGCCCTTCGCGATCACGAAGCGCGGCGGGAAGGTTTTGAGCGTCCGGTTCACGACTGCGACGACGGCGGCAGAGACGGAGCGGGCAATCTTCAGGCTCGCTGCGGCGTCGTCGGTCTTGATGAGCAGGCGGCTCGTGTGGACAATGACGTCGCCTTTGTGGAGCGCATCGACGACGGCGGCGACCGTTTCGTCGAGGTAGGCTTCAGCGCCGCTAGCGAGAAGTCTTTCAACGTCGATCTCGATGATGCGGGCGGCGCTGTGTTGGGCCGTCAAGACGTTGAGTTGGCGCGTGGTGAGGCCAACATGCGAGCCAACAACGATCAATCCACCGGCTGTGGAGGGAGTGTTGCCTTCGTAGGCTTCCTCGCCGCTGAGCGCTTCGCGGATTTCCTGGCCGATGCGGCCGCGAACGAACGGCGGACCAACGCGGTAGAGCAACTTCTTGCCACGGCGTTCGG
Proteins encoded:
- a CDS encoding NAD(P)-dependent oxidoreductase; protein product: MTSNYTVAVLGLGAMGLPMASRLATQLTVHGFDIAEPRLKLAADAGIRTFASAREASESADALLLAVRNGEQLDDVLFGANGVAPVLKPGAVVILGSTVGTEAIPATVARLAEYGVELVDAPLSGGPKRAGEGDLLIVVGATPAAQEKARPALELLASTLSIVGDKPGDGQALKTVNQLLCGVHIAAAAEAMALADALGLDQAKTLAALEAGAAGSFMLSNRGPRILEAYNEEGAEVLSRLDIFVKDMGIVGKATRAAGLAAPVAAAAEQLYLLGQAQGLAAADDSAVIKVVAPTRRTN